AGACATCTcgtagaaaatatatttttgggtaATGATTTAACTCATATCTGGGacattatatgtattgacagtCCCagctttttatttatcaaaagttAGAAGTTTGAAATCCTTATGTAACAATGCAAGACACAGTTTAAGAAATAGAGGTACATgttgaacatacatatatatttgatagagatttttgttgttgtaaacaTTGGAAGAATGTCATTTAAAAGATAGTGTTTCAATACAATTCATTCGCCCAAAATAGCCTTAACACACTTTCtctttacaataaaaatgaatcacTAGTAATTTTTTAGTCAATGATTTCGTTACACCAAATTAATTTAGAATTTGGTATATTCTTTCATTTGAACATAAACTTGAATTCTGAGTTTTGTGATgttattttataacatgtaaatGTAGATAAGATCAATGCAAACTTATTTATCAAAGGATTACACTTTTTGTTGTATATGTTACCAATTTAACACTGACTGGGACTGTTGACAGATCTTTGAATAGTGTATTTgtcaacatacatgtacttacatttatctataaaataaactgCTTAGTAAACGGCGAATGCCTCATTGAGAAACTCTTGCAACAACTGTGAAGGAATTCGTAGGTGGAATGTTGCATGTCAAAGATTTCGGCATTACCCCATTTCGACATTTTAGCCCTTAATCTCAATGACAACACACGTTGCAGGACCTAATTAATCAGACAACCATCAATATGATACCTACTTTATTTCGTGACACAAAACTTATTCAAAACCAAAAGTGTAGGAAGTTAAACTTACAAAACTTGTGTTAGTAACACAACAAAGTAGCTTTTTTTCGATTTATCAGTTTAGACTAAGCTTCAAACATGAAGTAGAAGATATCAAATCATGCAATTAAATAGGGTCGATATGACCAGACCGCTAAGAAAAATTAACgaatgaaaaattacaaaacaacgAAAAAGGCAGACAGACAAAACATTATAACAGATGGAAACAATGGAAACACACAGAAAATATGGGCAACATCAGTTATTCAAATCTAACCGAGAGACCTGCAACTGTTGATTTAatataataacatgaatatgTGTAATTTAAATCATGGCAATACTGAAGTAAATAGCTATGAGGTGGAGGTCGATTTTTTCAGCTTTTATATGTATCTTTGTTTAAGTTTCGAGTGTCCTTTTCACAAGCATCTGCTATTTATGCTACGAGCGTATACCTGATGGAAGTTAGTTGAACCAATAAGAGTTTCAAACACGCGTAAACGTCTAGAAACGACAACACATGTTCAACCCGTTTCTAGGGCACTGACTTACATATTGCTTGTATGATAATGACAAATTTAGGCACCTTTTTGACAAAACTGTAAAAAAGTACATGCTATTAATATTCGTGGTATCAAATGCATTATTTTGATGTAACATCGTTGTAACGATATAGGAGAGGGTTGAGCCATACATGTTTAAGCTTGTCATATACCTGAAGTGCCAGTCCCTTGGGTCTTGAAGGGTCGACACTTAATCATCGTTAGCCTGTCAgtcaaaatgaaatgaatatgTGTAGTGGTACCAGTGGTTCATCGATAAAattttcgtttctgtgtgtgttacattttagtgttgtgtcggttgttctcctcttaaatttaatgcgtttccctcggttttagtttgttaccccgattttgttttttgtccatggatttatgagttttaaacagcggtttactactgttgcctttattcatatctagaaatagtaaaataaccaaaaaaaaaatgaactcctaggaaaatccaaaaacaaaaagtccgaaataaaatggcaaaactAAAAgcataaacacatcaaacgaatgaaataTCACGTTTTTTGTCATCTAAATGGTGACCAATAGTTAGTTATcagaggtaccaggattataatttagtacgccagactcgTGTTTCGATTACATAAGACTTATTAGTGACgctcatcaaaatatttataaagccaaacaacaagtacaaagttgaagagcattgagtatccaaaatttccaaaagttGTACGAAATAGGCTTAGGTAGTCtgtgcctgggataagaaaatccttaatttttcgagaaaaaaaagttggtaaacaggaaatttataaaaatggaaacattattgatattcatgtcaacaccgaagtgttgactactgggctggttataccctcggggacggAAGGTccccagcagtggcatcgacccagtggtgtaaatagtcaTCAAAGGAACCTCTATCATAATTCAgaacaccagacgcgcgtttcgtctccataagactcatcagtgacgctcatatcaaaatatttataaagccaaacaagtacaaagttgaagggcagagaggatccaaaattccaaaaagttgtgccaaatacggctaaggtagtcTAGAAGTTTCATCAGCAAAGTAAGAGCAACCATTCGAACTTGAATATTCTATTGGTGTACTTCATAATATTTGCAACATAATCCGaacaaacaatcaaataaaacagCCATAGATTTATATCAATACAGATAACGTTTTCTGTCATTTCAATGATTACCATtaagatatatatttgatttcatcagcaaagtaagagaaatgtacaattattcGAACTTGAATTCGATTGGTGTATTTCCTCAAGtgtatttcatttccttttgCAACACAATCGGAAAAAAACGATGAGATAAACCAGCCCTGGATTTGTATAAATACAGATTACGTTTTATTATGCATTTAAATGATGACCAGTCAAATATATTTCTAAGCAAAGTACGAGGAATTTGCATTCACTCGAACTTGAATTCGATTGGtgtatttcatttcctttttcaaagaCAATCGGAAGGAGGAATTCGATAGTTCAGCCCTGGATTTTATGGGAAACCTCAATTGATATATTAAGATCACGATTAGTACATTACAAACATTGACATAAACATACTTCTAAGTAAGCAGGTTGCTACAGAGTGAAAACACAGATTTTAGTTATCCATGCAGGAAGAAGGATGGCTAAACATGTATGTGGGAATATGAATTTAATGTCATAAAAAGAAAGGAagccataaaacatgtatatgacTTTATAAGTGATATTTTACCTGATTTTTACAAATTAGTTTCTCCATAGAATCAATCAATTAACAGTATTAGGATAGGTAACACGATATTAATTGTCGCATGTGACATATATTTCAATAGGTAAATAGATAGAAAGTCGTCCAATGACAACTCTAGGTTTCATAATATTTCATGATTCATCAACCACACTTTTACATTGTTATGTGGATGACAACGTAGGTATAGACGtcaaaaattgaagaaaaaaatgactctGTCAAAAAAGCTCTTTCAACCTATATAAACGATTGGAAACATATATAGTTTGTATAATTGTGAACTGATCTTGGCAGGTAACAAAGGTAATCTTTAGAtttaagcaaaacaaaaaaataaaaaaacaacacttttcttcttttcaaagggaaaaatttacataaagtaaccataaattaaatatttatgagATGAAATGCCAAAAATTTGTAACAACTATATAATAGTATAGTATGCACATAATTAGATGTACTTTAGATACCGATTCGAAACGGCGTTATTCGGTCTCGGTATAACGTGTTCACCTCGCTCGATCGATTGTGTCAATTTAACgacttttaagtttttaatttggTAATTGCCTCTTTTAAGTTAAGAACTGGTCGCCTTATTTGTTCGGCTAATTTCAAGAATGTCTTGATTCGAACTGTTCATTTAATAagcttacatgtttaaaattcaACTTGGTGTGTCTGTATTATAGAAAGCAAGAACACATTTTCAGTTATGATCAAATCAATCCTCGGTTGgaggaaaaaaacaaagaagaagttgaaaagcattgaaaaTCAAAACTCACAAAACCATTGCCAAATCTTACTACAGCTTTCTGTGGGGATAGAAGCATTTTCTTTCCACTTTATGCTATTGTAATGGTTTTCTCattaaagagaaaaaataaaaaataaacctgCATTTCGAATGACTATCTAAGTCCTCTTGTGACAGATTCGTGTCTAAAAATTCGTCTAAAGACACAAAATTGTCTGAGGACATCTTAGGACGTTGGTGGTCATTTTGGcttgtttgtttaaatgtatttgatacagccttaattttgatttctttatgCTCTCAAATTCATACTTGATTCGGCCATTAAACTTTTTGATTCGAACATCACCAAAAAGTCTTTTGAATACGAAACGCGTGACTCGCGTACACAATTATAAGTATGGATCTTAGAGTTCTTTTTTCTGTTCCTATCATTAGTATTATCAAAATTGCATAAGACGTAAGTGTCAAAAAATTTAATTCACAATGTTGAGAATACTGTGCAAAAGCAGTGACGTTACACTAGATAATTAGAAAGGAGTGTTTGCTTTCTCTAACTATTTCACAAAATACCAACGATATAAGAAACAACAATACACATGATGAATAGAGATATTcagatgaaaacaaatgttttttttctctctttttgtaattattcattGAACAAAAGATTTGGTAATtcttaatcatttgttttttatatatatatatatttttacagaaatatGGATTCTCATCTGTTAACGAAAATTTTGATATTAGTAAGTTCCTTGAGTGCAGTATATGGATGTTCGTGTCTCGAAGGACACCACCAGGAAGATTTTTGCAGAGCTGCCTATGGTATGTATAGAAATTAAGATCACCAGAGGTTCTTAAAAAGGTTATAATCTAcgaaatattatacaaatttgATTATATTAAAGTTCCCTGTACCgcatatatttcataaaaaaacttatATGCATATCATATCTGCAGGTAAACTAGTTGACAATCATTTAAGTTAAATCATTTGTTCATTGAACCTTATCacttatgattgattgattaattgccAGTGCTAAATGCTCCATGCATATTTAGGTCGTAAACAAGTTTACATTGATTCccataagtatttttttcaaagtggCTCCACATAGATAAAGGGTGGGAAATTAAGAATGTCAGAATATATTGGAAATGGGCAGAAAACTTTTTGCTGGAAACAAAGCACTTGCTGAATCCTAATAGAGTAGTTGCCAGAGCTTGTATAAAGCGCTGTACTTTCCCCATTCCAACCTCGTGTTAGTTTTACAATGGAATGACAGAATTCATATAACTAGATTTCTATATACCGGTCAACccttaaaaatgtttcattggaTGGGGCCATTTTAGTTCTCACATATCAAACGTACCTTAAATTCAGATTGTATCACCGTTTTACGTCTAGTTATGTCATCCAGCAAATATTTTAGACGAATTCATTATTCTATAActcttatatgatttgcatatctacaaaaacatgaattggattggtcaattagaatttttctcttggtttacacttcgataaaccatgtttccgaaactacttTCGTAATCTATTCATGCGTGATACACATGCTTGCAGGGATTACGGAATTTTCagcaaattgaaattaaaaacaaatacatttatactagtaatttctattctaatgcatataacaaaacaagaaataatgcatcaaagcttcgaaaatgcataaaattaaaagtttgaattttgcgAAATTTCATGAACGATTTCAAGTTAGATAATTTACGCCATGGCAAAACACGACGTCATACgaattaaaactttaaaggGAAATGTTATTTCGTTacttgtacgcttcaaattcggataatatctcattaaaatgaagtttttgaggtaggtgctatttcatttttgattctgttgcatttatcaaacatttatgGATTTTAGAAAGTCAATATGGCGTCCAACTCCCCAGTTAAGACTGTCAAACGTGCATTTGATGATAATTATAGTAGCCACCAAACAAAACGTAAATTAAAAATCGTAAATATTTGGCTTCAGAATTATagggattaaacacatttttttctagaggttattgatgtgtaaaccggagCTCTTACTCACAAACTTGAGACAAAACTCCTTCGGACTTTTACTCAGTTTATGAGTTAAAcgccccggtttacacatcaataacctctagaaataatgtgtttaatcctataataTTCACTATTTTGACTCGTAATATTAAAGATTTTCACATACGTAACTTGAAAGTTGAGTACTTTTAGGATGAAAAAGCTTGTTCATTCGATACAAAAGTAAATATGAGAAAAGTCATAATGAATAaaccaatattaaaaatttgagAGGAGCATGTGAAATAACCTATCAAATTGCACTGCTTTACAATTTAGAATGTTTTGGTGGCATAAGCGCTTGTATGAAGAAGTATTATAAGTTACgaaaaacttaactttactaATCTCAGTATACAACATCtaaaagactttaaaattggattttatttaaaacaaggTACAAAGAACTATAATTCAGATTTGTTTTGCAATTATATTCAAAAATGTTCATTGACAAATGTGTTAAGTATACTGAACTCATCTGTTCTATTCAACCTAAAAGAAACGACAGCATTGATTAGAGATTATATAACTTTTACTTACACATAGGGTTCCAGAAAAAGATTTGTCTGAGAAGTTATattcaagacaaaatatatgtttttttcattttccgaTTCAGTTCGAACGTTACTATGTAGCAACATTgtaatggtttatatatatctttgatatctcccaattaataaaattgttaaaaaaacaacctttTCCTATCTAAATTTTCAAGATAGAAACTTGCTGTGTACTTGGGACTTTGTGAAATTAGAATTGTTAAAGAGAAAGTTGAAATCATATCTTGGAATGTTTTATATAACATCATGGACTATTTGTTTCACGGATGAGTACGTATATAGTTTATTTGTGGTGGTGACAATACcacctttctttttttattcgtGAATATTTACAGAAGCACAAGGCTAGTATCTGGCGATTAGTAGTAACTAATCGCCAGAAACTAGCCTTGTGCAACGCTATGAATGATGGAACTGAATTGCTTTCCTCTCTTAAAATCGTTTAATAATTCAagttataaacaaaatgaaattgcatttaatgatttttataaaaacttaGTCTATATTATAGAAGAGATAtaccaacatttaaaaaaaatatatttctaataaaccgaatatttattataaaaaaatgtatgtttggTAGATAGCACAACAATGTCTTGCGTCTTTacctatattttaaaaactcaaCACAAAAACATGTGTTTGTCTAAATTTAGGTTTGTGTGTGAAAGGTAGTAAGTTGCCTTTAATGTCCGTTTGCTCTTTGGTTGATTTTAATATCGATGACCtttgatttaaaactttttatcatCCTcttaacatctttttttttcttcagttattCGTGGCGATGTGATCGACTCAAATGCTCCAGTACCGGTCCTTCCAGCTGGTCACCCACAGAGGAGTATCATATATACTGTCAGAGTAAAGAAAGTATTTAAGGTaagtaatattttacaaaaagtacatgtataggtAGATCGAATCAGAAAAAGCACACAACACCATAATAGTTAATATGCTATTAATTATCGTGCTCTACATATGTTTTGGGAATAACCTTTAAAAAATACTACTTTTAAGAGCCTTATTAGAATACTAAAACTTTCATTAATCAATGCTTCATGTTAAGGATAGTTACGTTGTACATTATGCAAAGGAATCTCCTTTTCTCTTCGACACTGTGTGTATCTACTGCATCGAAACATAACAGCTATGATTTGTCGTTATTGTTTGAGTTTTATTCAAAAGTCTAAGGGTAAAACAAAACGCAAATATAAAACCAGCTGATTAAGTGCATTATCAGAATATGTGAAAGTATGATAATTTTATAGTTGCTatactttattataaaaatcctACATATTTTGATTAGACATGTTTTCCGATGATATCAATATATAGAGTTGATGCAGTATATGTTTCTTGTTATAGGATAATACACATAGTATTTCGGAAGGAACTGTCATACACATAGAAACGAGCTCACTATGTAGTGTTACTTTAGACAAGGACGGGGATTATTTACTTGGTGGTAAGTCGATGTTATAGCtatgtttaatatatgtatataataggAAGTGTCCAAACAAGCAACAAATGTCTCAAAAATTAGCATGTATTAATCAATGTTTTTCGGTCTTTATCGTTAATCTTCGTCCTGACAGTTCACTTCATGTAAAGtcttttgcaattttaaaatgaaaagatcAATATATCTTTACTTAAGtagaaagtaaaaaataaacaaacataccGATCTCCAACGAAAGTTTAAGTCGGAAAGTCcgttatcaaatggcaaaattaaaagctcaaacaaatcaaacaaattgaaaacaactgttcctgacttggtataggcatttcaTGAtctaaaaaatggtggattaaacctggttttattgatAACTAAACCTTTCATTTGTACGATAGTCACataaaattccgttatattgaaaacaatacatgtaaacattatGCTCGAGTAatcaattaaataataacaaaaacacaccCAAAAATAGTACAGTCGTTTACTGcctgaaaatatatttgaacgAAATcagaattaataaaatttatgataattaCTACATAGTCTTTTAGATCAAACTTTgattatagaaaaattattaacattGTACAATCAGTTAAAAGTGTTCATATCAAAACTTGTATGGCCATCTTCTTTGTCCATTGATTAAGATTTCGATATGACAAATTTGAGAACAAAAATTGtttggtttttaaaaaagtacacagaggaaatacttttaaaatattatttgaatgaaataaCATGGTCGACCAAGTGACATTAGATAATAAAGGACATGCACACAGTCTTCGGAAACAGACATTCGTCTAAACTTCTATGGGGAACCTGTGAACTGTCCAAACTCTTGGGACATCTGaaatctacatgtatttgaatatGTGGAGGTTAACACTAGTTTTTTTATTAGATCTTTGTCATCCAGTTTTGAATCTAGTGTTTCATGGTTTACGAATGGTTGAAGTGTTTATTGATTATCTATCAGATTCTAGTATTGTTAAGCAGTAAGCGTTTTACTACTAAAGCTCTAGTGAAATACTATGAAATTGTTTTACTAGTACTTATATGTCGTATTAAAAAAAcgtcattaaaatgtatttaacatttttttttctccatctGTTTTAGGCCCAGGAGATGCGAATGGATTAGTAGTAGGTTTATGTGACATAGCAACCAAGTGGGAAAATATCCCTAAGTGCCAGATGAACTCGCTattaaataacttatataattGTGGGTGCGAGGTaagttatatgtatttttacttgcaaatgcataaaaaaaaatataaatataaaaacaagaagaaaCGTGGTACAGTTGCTTATCAGACTACTATGTTAGCAAATATAGTTCACCAGACAGaataatacatttgtaagaAATACCAATACCGTAAAGAAAGTCGTAAAGGGCCCGGTATGACAAAATGTTAGATAATTCAAAGTAGAAAACAAACTGGACTGAATAacgaaaaagaaatatgaaagatTGCATCCAACGTAAACCCCGGAATTATCGGGTCCTGGAATAGTAATAAATAACTGATAATGGGTTAAACAACATATCTCTCATAAGCCCAGTCCTCCCTCTTATCTCAGAGCGACGAAACAGCACAACATAGAATAGACTTATAAAGTTGTCTAGATCGGCACacaaaaggcaaaacaaaatataccagAAAGTCAGATCTTAAAATTCTAACTTAAATCTTTTTTTACCACCAATTGcaacaaatgaataaaacaaaattttctaaaaaggatttttttttgtagaaaacaaCAGTTAGTTTTGAGGTAGATCCATCCAATTTGTAAATAAAGCTTGCTATGCTATTAAAAGAAAACGCATTCAACATCCAGTGTTTAAAAAATCGAACagtatcatttaaaaatttataaacatgtagTAATTAAATCATTGTGTTATGAGCAATTCTATTCTACAAAATTATTGATACTTTGACTTCACTTAATCGATATTTCTCCGCTTCAAAATCGTCACCCCGTGTCAAACAAAGCCATCACCCTGCATGTTGCGTTCTCAAGGTGTAATACTTTTCcatatgttaataataaaaaataagatacgTGACTGTGTCTACCTTTCATAGTATCTACATGCCCCGTGTGTAAATTAAACATAACTGAAGTGACATTGTGAAgattttgttgttatatatactatattatCATAATCATTGTCATTCTCTTGTGTCTGAACATTTTCAAATCTCATGGCCTTTACAGCTACATTAAACTTGAAAGAGCATTCAATCTATTTTAGAGCTATGCCTATAAATAAAGAACATAGCATCTTTTTTACAGCTATGTTAAAGAAGGGCATGAAGTATATTGTACATCTATAATACTCGCTAAACAGACTTTGATCCTTTACTGTTTTCAATAGCTTAAGTTTTCAAAGTTTGAACCTGGGCCATTAGATTtagatatttgaaaaagaaaaaggttCTGAATGTTTATTTACAGACAAACTACACATGTGAGGGGATAAGTCTTTAATTATCGTTATTATTTGCTTTTAGATCACCACATGTACagaaaaccaaatatgtaaGGCGTCTATTCACTCGTGTAAGATGGCGTTCCATGTAAAGGCCGTACAGAATGCTTACTGTGCTCGAAGTAAATTTAGGAGGCGGTGTCATTGGAAAACATGTCCGTCTGCTCAGAATATTTTCAGAAGTTACATTAACGTCTTTGAACGTTGAAATATGAGAATTCAAATGATAACATTATTTAGTTAGTCCCAATATTTATAATAGTTTTACAAACATTGattgataattataaatttagagaatattttttttaattcctatGTCTTAAATAAACAGGTAGAAACCATTGTAATTACATCTTATTTTTCGTTATCATGCGTGAGGTATACAATTTTACACAAATGTAACTTTTTCTTTTggattttatgttgttttattgcaGTCTGAATGTCGTATACCCAACAActtcaaatttaattatattgccATATAAAGCATAAACAGAAGTAATGGTATTGTACACATAGGTATAtggatatgtggtatgagtgccaacgagacaactctccatccgaataacaatatataaaagtaaaaaattttAGGTCAagttacggccttcaacacggagccttggctcacaccgaacaacaagctgtaaagggccccaaaattacaagtgttaAACCATGCATATTCTGtattgttgtatattttttgcGGAGAGTTTTATCATGTCGAATTCCAAGGAATATACTTACTAACTTCCAAAGGAAAGAAGACTGACTTTTACAACTATTTCATGTATTGTAAACGATACAAAAATGCCAAAATGTAAACTTAGCTACTAGTATAACACTTGAAGTTTTATAGACCACACCATGACCGACAATTATTTAAGAACTTTCAGGATGAGgtgaaaaagtaaaaagataTCAAGCAAGGATAACCCATAGGTTGTGGCACGGTTGCTAAAATGTATAGCCAAAGAAAAACAGTAGACCACAAAACACCAAACAAAgtaataaatatcaaacaacGCGAACACCACTAAGTTAACTCATGAGCTTTGGAAGGGTACGCAATTCCTACTCAAATAGTGACACAAGAGGCATATAAGTGACAAATACTGATAAGTTAAGAAGAAAATATGATGTATTTATCAAGAATCAAAGGAGAGGAAAGTGTATTTAGAATAGTTCTCGTTTGACCctcataaattaattgaatcttAAAGTTATAAATAGGTACTTAACTGTTAAGTGAAAATCATTCGTTTAAATAGATAAGTTAATGGAGCAAAAGATATGGTGGATGTAAAATTTATTCCGGATCTCGCCTTTTTAACAGTTGAAAGTTTTGCGATTGAGATCATGAGTAAACGAAaagtattacatttttaaatgtttgaattttcgaaaTGCTAGGAATTTCTTCCTCAGAAATAGATTACAATAGGTTTATTTTCGACCGTCAGTGAATAgtcttgtagacgaaacgcgcgtctggcgtacacgattcttttgttaatttcttGCATTTTTTACATTGACATTTCTGGTTagtattttgacagtttttattCCATTTCTCATGTTTTATTCTTCGGAATTCTATAAGTCCTTTTCTTTTGTATACGAGTAAATGTGAAGTCAATATCATGCAATAGTTGTTAAATAAGTAAGATGATAACTTATCTATCTAATGAGGTAAGAAGCATGTATAGATTTCAATATTCCATGTTCTTGTTCCTTTTTCTGTTTCATTGCTTTTCGATTTCACCAGAGGATACATCAAAGTGACAATACCGaccaa
This is a stretch of genomic DNA from Mytilus trossulus isolate FHL-02 chromosome 6, PNRI_Mtr1.1.1.hap1, whole genome shotgun sequence. It encodes these proteins:
- the LOC134721325 gene encoding metalloproteinase inhibitor 4-like isoform X1 — its product is MQEEGWLNINMDSHLLTKILILVSSLSAVYGCSCLEGHHQEDFCRAAYVIRGDVIDSNAPVPVLPAGHPQRSIIYTVRVKKVFKDNTHSISEGTVIHIETSSLCSVTLDKDGDYLLGGPGDANGLVVGLCDIATKWENIPKCQMNSLLNNLYNCGCEITTCTENQICKASIHSCKMAFHVKAVQNAYCARSKFRRRCHWKTCPSAQNIFRSYINVFER
- the LOC134721325 gene encoding metalloproteinase inhibitor 4-like isoform X2, with product MDSHLLTKILILVSSLSAVYGCSCLEGHHQEDFCRAAYVIRGDVIDSNAPVPVLPAGHPQRSIIYTVRVKKVFKDNTHSISEGTVIHIETSSLCSVTLDKDGDYLLGGPGDANGLVVGLCDIATKWENIPKCQMNSLLNNLYNCGCEITTCTENQICKASIHSCKMAFHVKAVQNAYCARSKFRRRCHWKTCPSAQNIFRSYINVFER